One window of the Stegostoma tigrinum isolate sSteTig4 chromosome 16, sSteTig4.hap1, whole genome shotgun sequence genome contains the following:
- the LOC132210662 gene encoding probable G-protein coupled receptor 139: MAAADFLVVISDVMLRWLIMYFPVSFLDITYVCGLVTVLIPATTMNSVWLTVAFTFDRFVAICCQKLKTKHCTEKTATRIIAIVSVLSYLESIPWFFKFQPKYIFNNLPWFCITKPEYYTSNYWTLYGIFHRLLSPTLPCVFILVLNTLTVRHVLVASKARKRLQKDSDREKPNDPEMEKRRKSIILLFAISGSFIILWSPYMACFLYQRIAILHDYPPLSPAAGTIAYLLQLLSTCTNTCIYTVTQRQFREQLKTVVKLPFTLILRFLKQ; this comes from the coding sequence ATGGCAGCAGCTGATTTCCTCGTTGTCATATCTGATGTGATGCTGAGGTGGCTTATAATGTATTTCCCAGTGTCATTTCTGGATATTACTTATGTTTGTGGTTTAGTTACAGTGCTTATTCCTGCAACCACAATGAATTCCGTCTGGTTGACTgttgctttcacctttgatcgatttgtggcaaTTTGCTGCCAGAAGCTTAAAACGAAACACTGCACTGAGAAAACTGCAACCAGAATTATTGCAATAGTGAGTGTGCTGAGCTATTTGGAAAGCATTCCCTGGTTTTTCAAATTCCAACCCAAATATATCTTCAATAACCTGCCATGGttttgcatcacaaaaccagaatATTACACTTCAAACTACTGGACATTATATGGTATATTCCATCGCCTTCTATCCCCTACACTGCCATGTGTTTTTATTCTTGTTTTGAATACTCTGACTGTCAGACATGTTTTAGTAGCAAGCAAAGCCCGCAAGAGACTCCAGAAGGACAGTGACAGGGAGAAGCCTAATGACCCAGAGATGGAAAAACGcagaaaatccatcattttactctttGCAATCTCAGGTAGCTTCATTATTTTATGGTCCCCTTACATGGCATGTTTCCTTTATCAACGAATTGCAATACTGCATGATTATCCTCCACTTTCTCCAGCTGCAGGTACCATCGCATACCTGCTCCAGCTCCTCAGTACATGTACAAACACTTGCATATACACAGTGACCCAGAGGCAATTCCGAGAGCAGCTGAAAACAGTTGTGAAGCTCCCATTCACTCTGATTCTCAGATTCCTCAAGCAGTAA